In Maridesulfovibrio sp., a single genomic region encodes these proteins:
- a CDS encoding GntR family transcriptional regulator — MNNNAGIKRRVLRDDVVEHIVNCILTGNLKPGAKIVETRISRELNVSQGAVREAIRDLTAKGFVEAEPYKGSRVKVFSEKEMYDYIAVRREIEPIAVGWALQRNSIDVADLYSVVEIMKSGVAKRDIDVIRKSDIEFHRRIVRSSGNNSLIRAWEILSNDYWVYTLAERKIHLNSGLSDYAEKHEYIVAAIETGDIDLTKERLRQHFICKSDCEMAS; from the coding sequence ATGAACAATAATGCTGGAATCAAGCGTCGAGTATTACGGGATGATGTCGTTGAACATATAGTTAACTGCATTCTGACCGGCAACCTTAAACCAGGAGCTAAAATAGTTGAAACCAGGATTTCCCGGGAACTTAATGTCAGTCAGGGAGCTGTTCGCGAAGCGATAAGGGATTTGACTGCAAAAGGGTTTGTCGAGGCTGAACCCTACAAGGGATCCAGGGTCAAGGTTTTTTCTGAAAAGGAGATGTACGATTATATAGCAGTGCGGCGTGAAATTGAGCCCATTGCTGTAGGTTGGGCACTCCAGAGAAACTCCATTGATGTAGCTGACCTATATAGTGTTGTAGAAATCATGAAATCCGGCGTGGCCAAACGAGATATTGATGTCATCCGAAAATCGGATATTGAATTTCATCGAAGAATTGTACGGTCCTCAGGTAATAACTCGCTTATCAGAGCATGGGAAATTCTTTCCAACGATTACTGGGTTTATACGTTGGCGGAAAGGAAAATCCATTTGAACAGCGGGCTGTCCGACTATGCTGAAAAACATGAATATATAGTGGCGGCGATTGAAACCGGAGACATTGATCTCACCAAGGAGCGGTTGCGGCAGCATTTTATATGCAAAAGCGATTGTGAAATGGCTTCCTGA
- a CDS encoding glycine C-acetyltransferase has protein sequence MQNNFLKSLSEQTEELKSAGLYKDERIITSQQQAQISVAGGGEVLNFCANNYLGLANNPELIEAGKSALDKYGFGLSSVRFICGTQDVHKELENKISKFLGTEDTILYSSCFDANGGLFETILGPEDAVISDALNHASIIDGVRLCKAARFRYRNNDMVDLEKQLQAAKDCRYRLIVTDGVFSMDGIIADLASICDLADKYDALVMVDDSHAVGFIGENGRGTPEYCGVSGRVDIITGTLGKALGGASGGYTSGRREIVEWLRQRSRPYLFSNTLAPVIASTSIAVLDMIDRKPELRTRLQENSRLFRSRMTEAGFNLVPGNHPIIPVMLGDAVLAQKMAAGLLKEGIYVIGFSFPVVPKGAARIRTQMSAGHTPEQVEKAVDAFIKVGRELKIIK, from the coding sequence ATGCAAAATAATTTTTTGAAGTCACTTTCCGAGCAAACCGAAGAGCTTAAATCCGCAGGTCTTTACAAAGATGAAAGAATCATCACATCGCAGCAGCAGGCCCAAATATCTGTCGCAGGCGGTGGAGAAGTTCTAAACTTCTGCGCAAACAACTACCTGGGACTGGCCAATAACCCGGAACTTATCGAAGCCGGGAAATCGGCACTGGATAAATATGGATTCGGCCTTTCATCCGTGCGCTTTATCTGCGGGACACAGGATGTACACAAGGAACTGGAAAACAAAATCAGTAAATTTCTGGGAACGGAAGACACAATTCTCTACAGTTCCTGTTTTGATGCAAACGGCGGCCTTTTCGAGACAATCCTTGGCCCGGAGGACGCGGTAATAAGTGATGCGTTGAACCATGCGTCAATCATTGACGGAGTAAGGCTGTGCAAGGCCGCAAGATTCCGCTACCGCAACAACGACATGGTCGATCTGGAAAAACAACTTCAGGCGGCCAAGGACTGCCGCTACCGCCTCATCGTTACCGACGGTGTATTTTCCATGGACGGCATCATTGCCGACCTGGCCTCCATCTGCGACCTGGCCGACAAATATGACGCACTGGTCATGGTGGATGATTCCCATGCAGTCGGCTTCATCGGGGAAAACGGACGCGGCACACCGGAATACTGCGGAGTTTCCGGACGCGTGGATATAATAACCGGAACTCTGGGCAAGGCGCTGGGCGGCGCTTCCGGCGGCTATACATCGGGGCGCAGGGAAATTGTCGAGTGGCTCCGCCAGAGATCACGGCCATACCTCTTTTCCAACACCCTGGCCCCGGTAATAGCATCCACATCCATTGCCGTACTGGACATGATTGACCGCAAACCGGAACTCCGCACCAGACTGCAGGAAAACAGCAGACTGTTCAGGTCACGCATGACCGAGGCAGGATTCAATCTGGTCCCCGGAAATCACCCCATAATACCGGTCATGCTGGGAGATGCGGTACTGGCCCAGAAAATGGCTGCCGGACTGCTCAAGGAAGGAATCTACGTCATCGGTTTCAGTTTCCCGGTAGTGCCCAAAGGGGCTGCCAGAATCAGAACCCAGATGTCCGCCGGACACACTCCCGAACAGGTCGAAAAGGCCGTGGACGCCTTCATCAAGGTCGGTCGGGAACTCAAAATCATCAAATAA
- a CDS encoding Lrp/AsnC family transcriptional regulator, which yields MYIALSGKMTSCFEKRRYRVKDRPLVLDDVDRKIIEELQCNGRESYKNIARKLGVSDGTVRLRTERMIKHDYLRITASVNPLYFENSLIALVGINLDERANKDIMERISRVSGVQSVINVSGRFDLLVEVFVPSRNAFRQFLVDDLSNLGGIKSTETFMFLDAINKWAEHRV from the coding sequence ATGTATATTGCGTTATCAGGTAAAATGACAAGTTGTTTTGAAAAAAGGAGATATAGAGTGAAAGACAGGCCTCTAGTTCTAGATGATGTTGATCGTAAAATTATTGAAGAATTACAATGTAATGGGCGGGAGTCATATAAAAATATCGCCCGTAAACTCGGAGTTTCGGACGGAACTGTTCGCTTGCGTACGGAGAGAATGATAAAGCACGATTATCTGCGTATTACCGCTTCTGTAAATCCTCTCTATTTTGAAAACAGCCTTATTGCCCTAGTCGGGATCAATCTCGATGAAAGAGCGAACAAAGACATCATGGAAAGAATATCCAGGGTAAGCGGGGTACAGTCCGTAATAAACGTTTCCGGGCGGTTCGACCTTCTGGTAGAAGTCTTTGTCCCGTCACGAAACGCTTTTCGGCAGTTTCTCGTGGATGACCTTTCCAATCTCGGAGGTATCAAGTCTACGGAAACGTTCATGTTTCTTGATGCTATAAACAAATGGGCCGAACACAGGGTCTGA
- a CDS encoding ATP-binding protein — MRSFFRIRKGQVLPYRLLVYILICSSFFTIIGTSVQLYMEYRSDVSEIRKGMGQIEQSYLNTIAASLWDINIDHVKIQLEGALKLPGMRYLEVVEMSFGAVEPVATVGTMPSNNNIIERVFPLTHVVDGKRMDVGQLKAVAGLDNVFNRLRMRVFVVLLTQGVKTFLVAMFILVIIHYMVTRHLQTMAEYAQEMDITKLDRRLVLNRRRKNRKPDEIDRVVQAFNEMRLNLIRDIAERKRAEEALKESNMIVEKSPVVLFKWRNEAGWPVELVSQNVSQLGLSADDFLSGRLKYIDVIHPEDLERVEAEVSHYVDYGVDHFLQTYRIIDLTGRVYWLEESKVIVRDSDGTVTSFLGIAYDATERVVAETELGRLRNLLKNTIDSMPTVLVGVDENIRINQWNRSAEEETGRAFEEVKGAPLLDCFPQLAEEMGLIEESLDRLEVLEKNKIPFNFDGEVQYKNIKIYPLLGSDEGRGAVILLDDVTMKSRLEDMMIQTEKMMSVGGLAAGMAHEINNPLGAVLSGVQGTERRLSPSLSKNMEVASELGLDLNVVHEYLDRRGILGYLRGISDAGRRAARIVRNMLEFSRKSESSRAVMNVKGILEKALSLAGNDYDLKKKYDFKTIDIRRDYEQGLPQVSITETEIEQVFLNIFKNAAQAMADKEYDEERPCITLRTRRDGAFVMIEVEDNGPGMPEDIRKRVFEPFYTTKRVGLGTGLGLSVSYFIITRNHDGEFLVESEPGKGSKFTIRLPAVSAQG; from the coding sequence ATGCGCAGTTTTTTTCGAATTCGCAAAGGACAGGTCCTCCCGTACAGGCTCCTTGTTTATATCCTTATCTGCAGCTCGTTCTTTACCATTATCGGTACAAGTGTGCAGCTATACATGGAGTACAGGAGTGATGTGTCGGAAATCCGGAAAGGTATGGGGCAGATAGAGCAGAGCTACCTGAATACTATAGCTGCAAGCCTTTGGGATATAAATATTGACCATGTGAAAATCCAGCTTGAGGGAGCCCTGAAGCTTCCCGGTATGCGCTACCTTGAAGTTGTGGAGATGTCCTTCGGTGCGGTGGAGCCTGTTGCCACCGTAGGAACCATGCCGTCGAACAACAATATTATCGAGAGGGTTTTTCCACTTACCCACGTTGTCGACGGAAAGAGAATGGACGTAGGGCAACTGAAGGCTGTTGCCGGACTGGACAACGTATTCAACCGTTTGCGGATGAGGGTTTTTGTTGTACTGCTGACACAGGGGGTTAAGACATTCCTTGTGGCCATGTTCATTCTTGTTATTATTCACTACATGGTTACCCGGCATCTGCAGACCATGGCCGAGTACGCCCAGGAGATGGATATAACTAAGCTTGACCGCAGGCTTGTATTAAACAGGCGCAGAAAAAACAGGAAGCCTGACGAGATAGACCGGGTTGTGCAGGCCTTCAACGAGATGCGTTTGAACCTGATCAGGGATATTGCAGAGAGAAAGCGCGCGGAAGAGGCCCTGAAAGAATCCAATATGATTGTGGAAAAGAGTCCTGTGGTTCTTTTCAAGTGGCGGAACGAGGCCGGATGGCCTGTCGAGCTTGTTTCGCAGAATGTTTCCCAGTTAGGGCTGAGTGCAGACGACTTTCTTTCCGGTAGATTGAAATATATTGATGTTATTCATCCCGAGGACCTTGAGAGGGTTGAGGCAGAGGTCTCACATTATGTCGATTACGGCGTTGATCATTTTCTGCAGACCTATCGGATAATTGACCTGACAGGGCGTGTATACTGGCTTGAAGAAAGTAAGGTTATAGTCCGGGACAGCGATGGAACCGTGACTTCTTTTCTGGGAATAGCCTACGATGCCACCGAGCGGGTTGTGGCCGAAACAGAACTGGGCAGACTGCGCAATCTGCTGAAAAATACCATTGATTCCATGCCCACAGTTCTGGTCGGAGTTGATGAAAATATCCGTATAAATCAGTGGAACCGTTCCGCGGAAGAAGAGACAGGCAGAGCTTTTGAAGAGGTTAAGGGTGCCCCCCTGCTTGATTGTTTCCCGCAGCTTGCAGAGGAGATGGGCCTTATCGAAGAATCTCTTGATCGCCTTGAGGTATTGGAAAAAAATAAGATTCCGTTCAATTTTGATGGAGAAGTTCAATACAAGAATATTAAAATATATCCGCTGCTGGGCAGTGATGAAGGCCGGGGCGCAGTTATTCTTCTGGATGATGTGACAATGAAATCCAGACTTGAAGACATGATGATACAGACGGAGAAGATGATGTCTGTCGGCGGCCTGGCTGCCGGTATGGCACATGAGATCAACAACCCTCTGGGTGCGGTTCTTTCCGGTGTCCAGGGTACGGAGAGAAGGCTTTCCCCGTCACTTTCAAAGAATATGGAAGTTGCCTCCGAACTGGGGCTTGATCTGAATGTTGTCCACGAGTATCTGGATCGGCGCGGAATTCTTGGATACCTGCGTGGTATCAGCGATGCCGGACGCCGGGCTGCGCGCATTGTGCGTAACATGCTGGAATTCAGTCGCAAGAGCGAGTCGTCCAGGGCTGTTATGAACGTGAAGGGCATACTTGAAAAAGCCCTCAGCCTTGCGGGAAATGACTACGATCTGAAAAAGAAATACGATTTCAAGACCATTGATATCCGCCGTGATTACGAGCAGGGGTTGCCCCAGGTCAGCATTACGGAGACGGAGATTGAACAGGTCTTCCTGAACATATTCAAAAACGCGGCTCAGGCCATGGCCGATAAGGAATATGATGAGGAACGCCCGTGCATAACCCTGAGGACCCGCAGGGATGGTGCGTTTGTAATGATAGAAGTGGAAGACAACGGCCCGGGAATGCCCGAAGATATAAGGAAAAGGGTCTTTGAACCTTTCTATACCACCAAACGTGTAGGGCTTGGCACCGGGTTGGGATTGTCCGTTTCCTATTTTATCATTACCCGGAATCATGATGGTGAATTTCTGGTTGAATCCGAGCCCGGAAAGGGGTCTAAGTTCACAATCAGACTTCCTGCGGTCTCCGCACAAGGCTGA
- a CDS encoding glycosyltransferase codes for MQRPKRIRVKNESGRIQSLPEGKEYFQDLGGTGRTLLLGLGPVPESATELLPEPGRIYYVESPDFEKQIELNNLPKSFTRITPEEMGSGHGFHIFLYTPGKKLFPSFWGPIISKLVLERSGVTAGKRSKTAWLPGTENSLLLPELSRALNSAGFRYRVIAPDAMRNDLLSMLDRELPELVISVNFNGLDASGETYFMLREAGVKTVVWMVDNPFHIISGIRSEYWKQVPLMVTDHWFIPHLKQLGACRVEHLPLATDPAIFNPGAKPYPGLSGRTVFVGRSGFPDKKTFFSGCSFSDRDLADAVSAIQTGTKPDFEWWCAHDGLVDFWPDSAVRKTGFRAEQSGLLWRTTALRQAGERLTLFGDDGWKDHLPTADLRGPVDYYTVLPSVYAGAGLNLNMTSPLLPYGLTQRNFDVWAAGGILISDRTPGFSIFPAEITGECTFSSPDEIPALCDKFLSFPSLAKTLSKIWLRLIMEKHTYEHRLNNILNFIH; via the coding sequence ATGCAGCGCCCCAAGAGAATACGTGTAAAAAACGAATCCGGTAGAATCCAGTCGCTACCTGAAGGAAAGGAGTACTTCCAGGACCTTGGGGGAACAGGCAGAACTCTGCTGCTCGGTCTTGGTCCAGTCCCTGAAAGCGCAACAGAACTGCTGCCCGAACCCGGACGAATTTACTACGTGGAAAGCCCGGACTTTGAAAAACAGATTGAATTAAATAATCTCCCCAAGTCCTTTACTAGAATAACACCTGAAGAAATGGGTTCCGGGCACGGCTTTCACATCTTTCTATACACACCCGGAAAAAAGCTGTTCCCTTCCTTCTGGGGGCCGATAATTTCAAAACTGGTGCTGGAACGCTCCGGCGTAACAGCCGGAAAACGAAGCAAAACCGCATGGCTCCCCGGCACCGAAAATTCTCTGCTGCTGCCGGAACTGTCCAGAGCGCTAAACAGCGCAGGATTCAGATACAGGGTTATCGCCCCGGATGCAATGCGCAATGATCTCCTCTCCATGCTGGACCGAGAACTTCCGGAACTGGTGATCTCGGTCAACTTCAACGGCCTGGACGCCAGCGGGGAAACATATTTCATGCTCCGCGAAGCCGGGGTAAAAACTGTTGTCTGGATGGTGGACAACCCTTTCCACATCATCTCGGGAATAAGATCGGAGTACTGGAAGCAGGTCCCGCTCATGGTTACGGACCATTGGTTTATCCCGCACCTGAAACAACTCGGAGCGTGCAGGGTGGAACACCTGCCCCTTGCCACGGACCCGGCAATATTCAATCCCGGAGCAAAGCCCTACCCCGGACTTTCCGGACGCACTGTTTTCGTTGGCCGCTCCGGCTTCCCTGATAAAAAGACATTTTTCTCAGGCTGCTCTTTCAGTGACCGGGACCTTGCGGATGCCGTCTCAGCGATACAGACCGGAACAAAACCGGATTTCGAATGGTGGTGCGCCCATGACGGGCTGGTGGATTTCTGGCCGGACAGCGCAGTCAGGAAGACCGGTTTCAGGGCTGAACAGTCCGGCCTGCTGTGGCGGACAACAGCACTGCGGCAGGCAGGGGAAAGACTCACCCTTTTCGGGGATGACGGATGGAAAGACCATTTACCGACGGCTGATCTGCGGGGACCTGTGGATTACTATACGGTCCTGCCTTCGGTCTACGCCGGAGCCGGACTGAACCTGAACATGACCAGCCCGCTGCTGCCCTACGGTCTGACCCAGCGCAATTTCGATGTCTGGGCGGCTGGCGGCATACTCATTTCCGACCGCACCCCGGGATTTTCGATCTTTCCAGCAGAAATCACCGGAGAGTGCACTTTCTCCTCCCCGGATGAAATTCCGGCACTCTGCGATAAGTTCCTCAGCTTTCCCAGCCTGGCTAAAACTCTTTCAAAAATTTGGCTCCGCCTGATCATGGAAAAGCACACGTACGAACATCGCCTAAACAACATACTGAATTTCATACACTAA
- the purU gene encoding formyltetrahydrofolate deformylase, whose protein sequence is MTSSRESTAYLTVTCKDRPGIVAAVSGFLFSKNANIIHSDQHSSDPVGGRFFLRMKFHLNGIEQCLDEFKKEFTAEVASRFDMEWSLNPAWIRKKTAILVSKFDHALMDLLWRVKRDELFTEITMVISNHPDLREAVESFGVPFRYVPVEKGKKEESEQKILDLLEGNADLIILARYMQILTPKLIEAYPNRIINIHHSFLPAFVGADPYRRAAERGVKLIGATAHYVTEELDQGPIIEQDVIRVSHRHDVDELKVLGRDIERQVLSRAVKWHLSERILVDGNKTVVFI, encoded by the coding sequence ATGACATCATCACGAGAATCCACAGCTTACCTTACCGTAACCTGTAAGGACAGACCCGGAATCGTTGCAGCGGTCTCCGGATTTCTGTTTTCCAAGAATGCCAACATCATACATTCCGACCAGCACTCCAGTGACCCGGTGGGAGGACGCTTCTTCCTCAGAATGAAATTTCATCTGAACGGAATAGAACAGTGCCTTGACGAATTCAAAAAAGAATTCACAGCTGAAGTTGCCAGCAGATTCGACATGGAATGGAGCCTGAATCCGGCCTGGATCAGAAAAAAAACAGCCATTCTGGTTTCCAAGTTCGACCACGCCCTCATGGACCTGCTGTGGAGGGTTAAACGTGATGAACTGTTTACCGAAATCACCATGGTCATCAGCAACCACCCGGATCTGCGCGAGGCCGTTGAATCCTTTGGAGTACCCTTCCGGTATGTTCCGGTGGAGAAGGGCAAAAAAGAGGAATCGGAACAGAAAATCCTAGACCTTCTGGAAGGAAACGCAGACCTGATCATCCTCGCCCGCTACATGCAGATTCTTACACCGAAGCTCATCGAGGCATACCCGAACAGGATAATCAACATCCACCACTCCTTCCTCCCGGCATTCGTGGGAGCAGACCCGTACCGCAGGGCCGCAGAACGCGGAGTAAAGCTTATCGGAGCAACCGCCCATTATGTTACCGAAGAACTGGATCAGGGCCCGATAATCGAACAGGACGTCATTCGGGTCTCACACCGGCATGATGTGGATGAACTCAAAGTTCTGGGAAGAGATATTGAGCGTCAGGTCTTGAGCAGGGCCGTAAAATGGCATCTCTCTGAACGCATTCTGGTGGACGGCAATAAAACGGTAGTATTCATCTAA
- the tdh gene encoding L-threonine 3-dehydrogenase, whose product MKALLKSKAEEGIWMEEVPVPQCGHNDVLIKIRKTAICGTDIHIYNWDKWAQQTIPVPMVVGHEFSGTIENMGGEVQGLALGDRVSAEGHITCGYCRNCRAGKRHLCRNTLGVGVNRPGCFAEYICVPASNVFKLTDAISDDVGSILDPLGNATHTALSFDMVGEDVLITGAGPIGMMAVAIARHAGARHVVITDINDYRLKIASELGATRAVNVSRENLDDVVRDLNMTEGFDIGLEMSGSPQAFSDMLQKMNNGGHIALLGILPEGTAIDWNMVVFKGLKLKGIYGREMFETWYKMASMLQSNLNIEPAITHHFKIDDFQAGFDVMRSGQSGKVILDWT is encoded by the coding sequence ATGAAAGCCCTGCTCAAAAGCAAAGCGGAAGAAGGCATCTGGATGGAGGAAGTTCCCGTTCCGCAGTGCGGCCACAACGATGTACTCATCAAAATCAGAAAAACCGCCATCTGCGGAACTGATATACATATATATAATTGGGACAAATGGGCCCAGCAGACCATTCCTGTGCCTATGGTTGTTGGACACGAATTCTCGGGAACCATTGAAAACATGGGCGGAGAAGTTCAGGGACTCGCTCTGGGAGACAGAGTTTCCGCCGAAGGGCACATCACCTGCGGCTACTGCCGCAACTGCCGCGCAGGTAAAAGGCATCTGTGCCGCAACACTCTCGGCGTAGGAGTGAACCGCCCCGGATGTTTTGCCGAATATATCTGCGTGCCCGCATCCAACGTATTCAAGCTCACAGACGCCATCTCGGACGATGTAGGCTCCATTCTCGACCCGCTGGGTAACGCCACCCATACTGCCCTTTCCTTTGATATGGTGGGTGAAGACGTGCTCATTACCGGCGCAGGTCCCATTGGAATGATGGCCGTAGCCATTGCAAGACATGCCGGGGCACGCCACGTGGTCATTACCGATATCAATGACTATCGCCTGAAAATCGCGTCTGAACTGGGCGCAACAAGAGCCGTCAACGTTTCCAGAGAAAATCTGGATGACGTGGTGCGGGACCTGAACATGACCGAAGGGTTCGACATCGGGCTTGAAATGTCCGGCAGCCCGCAGGCATTCAGCGACATGCTGCAGAAGATGAACAATGGCGGGCACATCGCCCTGCTCGGAATTCTCCCGGAAGGAACAGCCATCGACTGGAACATGGTTGTCTTCAAGGGGCTTAAGCTCAAAGGAATATACGGAAGGGAAATGTTCGAGACCTGGTACAAGATGGCATCCATGCTGCAGTCCAATCTGAACATAGAACCGGCCATCACCCATCACTTCAAGATAGACGATTTTCAGGCCGGGTTCGATGTGATGCGTTCCGGACAGTCCGGCAAGGTCATTCTGGACTGGACCTGA
- a CDS encoding BON domain-containing protein, which produces MRSKLYMLFTLLTLCFMSGCSAGVLIPPLPGPMMIPSSVGTAINAYSIGTDERGFQTIIEDEMLETTIQAAILEEAGLEIMDLSTYSYNGHVYIVGRYDEKQDIQRIRKIVKNSGKANSLTTYLFADRGDAECNSATDYMLQMEVKAALLDDPSVWGTNFAVKSVGCNIILLGRVGNINEAVAAKQIAARIKGVRSVKSFIRATHQNRYSNQERRIAAALE; this is translated from the coding sequence ATGCGCAGCAAATTATACATGCTTTTTACCCTGCTGACCCTCTGCTTTATGAGCGGATGTTCAGCAGGAGTGCTTATCCCGCCTCTTCCAGGTCCGATGATGATACCGTCCTCTGTCGGGACCGCAATCAATGCCTATTCAATCGGAACGGACGAACGCGGCTTTCAAACCATCATTGAAGACGAAATGCTTGAAACAACCATACAGGCAGCCATTCTTGAGGAAGCAGGACTGGAGATAATGGACCTGAGTACATACTCATACAACGGGCATGTGTATATAGTCGGCAGGTATGATGAAAAGCAGGATATTCAACGCATCCGGAAAATAGTAAAAAATTCCGGAAAAGCGAACTCGCTTACAACATATCTGTTTGCTGATCGAGGTGATGCGGAGTGCAATTCGGCAACCGACTACATGCTGCAGATGGAAGTCAAGGCCGCCCTGCTGGACGATCCTTCAGTATGGGGAACCAACTTTGCGGTCAAGTCAGTCGGATGCAACATCATCCTGCTGGGGCGGGTCGGGAATATAAACGAAGCAGTGGCAGCTAAACAGATCGCAGCACGCATAAAGGGAGTGCGCTCTGTTAAGTCCTTCATCCGCGCAACACATCAGAACAGATACTCAAATCAGGAAAGACGCATCGCCGCAGCTTTGGAATAA